From the Pongo pygmaeus isolate AG05252 chromosome X, NHGRI_mPonPyg2-v2.0_pri, whole genome shotgun sequence genome, one window contains:
- the ATXN3L gene encoding ataxin-3-like protein, with protein sequence MDFIFHEKQEGFLCAQHCLNNLLQGEYFSPVELASIAHQLDEEERMRMAEGGVTSEEYLAFLQQPSENMDDTGFFSIQGDLPDCEADQLLQIISVEEMDTPKLNGKKSVKEKEHRVYKTVLEKVSEESDESGTSDQDDEDFQRTLELSRQETNREDEDLRRAIELSMQGSSGNTSQDLPKTSCVTPASEQPKKIKEDYFEQHQQEQKLQQQQSDLPGYSSYIHERPTTSSRAIESDLSDDINEDTVQAAVDTVLEIMRKNLKIKGEK encoded by the exons ATGGATTTCATCTTTCATGAGAAACAGGAAGGTTTCTTGTGTGCTCAGCACTGTCTGAACAATCTATTGCAAGGAGAATATTTTAGCCCTGTGGAATTAGCCTCAATTGCACATCAGCTAGATGAAGAAGAGAGGATGAGAATGGCAGAAGGAGGAGTCACCAGTGAAGAGTATCTCGCATTTTTACAGCAGCCTTCAGAAAACATGGATGATACCGGTTTCTTCTCCATTCAG GGTGATCTGCCAGACTGTGAAGCTGACCAACTCCTGCAGATCATCAGTGTCGAAGAGATGGATACACCAAAacttaatggaaaaaaatcagtaaaagaaaaagagcacAGAGTCTATAAAACAGTCCTTGAAAAAGTGTCAGAAGAAAGTGATGAGTCTGGAACATCAGACCAAGATGACGAGGATTTTCAGAGGACCCTTGAACTAAGCCGCCAAGAAACCAATAGAGAAGATGAAGACCTCCGCAGGGCTATTGAGCTAAGCATGCAAGGTAGTTCTGGAAACACATCGCAAGATCTTCCAAAGACATCATGTGTAACTCCTGCTTCAGAACAGccgaagaaaataaaagaggactaTTTTGAACAGCATCAGCAGGAACAGAAGCTGCAGCAACAACAGTCAGATCTGCCAGGTTACAGTTCATATATACACGAAAGGCCAACAACAAGTTCGAGAGCAATTGAGAGTGACCTCAGTGATGACATCAATGAAGACACAGTACAGGCCGCTGTCGACACCGTTTTAGAAATTATGAGAAAGAATCTGaaaatcaaaggagaaaaataa